Proteins found in one Cyprinus carpio isolate SPL01 chromosome B10, ASM1834038v1, whole genome shotgun sequence genomic segment:
- the bcl7ba gene encoding B-cell CLL/lymphoma 7 protein family member B-A — translation MSGRSVRAETRSRAKDDIKKVMAAIERVRRWEKKWVTVGDTSLRIFKWVPVVDTKEKDKSKVSVGGEIQRENFPTEESSDNSCSVLLDFQDENSNQSSLSDSYQHKVAADSSNNSSPQPSEPVSPAPQSLEYPTDDPQPPTLGQEIMEEPLLQSSEIADEPPTLIKEDLLPLTAQEDEDSCGAPPLKRICTEQVSVIQAAPLS, via the exons ATGTCGGGTCGCTCGGTCCGCGCGGAGACCCGAAGCCGCGCTAAAGATGACATTAAGAAAGTGATGGCGGCTATTGAGAGAGTACGGAGATG GGAGAAGAAATGGGTCACAGTTGGTGATACATCGTTAAGAATATTTAAATGGGTTCCTGTAGTGGACACAAAGGAG AAGGACAAGAGCAAAGTGTCTGTGGGTGGAGAGATACAACGGGAAAATTTTCCCACAGAGGAGTCATCTGATAACTCCTGTTCTGTCCTGTTAGATTTTCAag ATGAGAACAGCAACCAAAGTTCTCTGTCAGACTCCTACCAGCATAAAGTAGCTGCAGACAGCAGCAATAACTCCAGTCCACAGCCCAGTGAGCCGGTCAGCCCTGCACCTCAGAGTCTAGAGTACCCCACAGATGACCCACAGCCGCCCACCCTCGGCCAAGAAATCATGGAAG AGCCACTGCTGCAGTCAAGTGAGATTGCAGATGAGCCACCAACACTGATCAAAGAAGATCTTTTACCCCTCACTGCTCAG GAGGATGAGGACAGTTGTGGAGCCCCACCACTGAAAAGAATTTGTACCGAGCAGGTCTCGGTCATCCAGGCGGCCCCTCttagctaa